The proteins below come from a single Pseudomonas sp. Teo4 genomic window:
- a CDS encoding 2OG-Fe(II) oxygenase gives MSETFTADDIKTIDDAITEKEKTKIIQAFSNASWRLDWPVSSTPFARPCWHFFIAGSKRSTLESCEDELTNNETWGFLIHIWRRIRSTHLQNSTLLGVYANGQTFGQDSPIHRDNLAHESGNTIVLFCNDFWATSWGGELTFCNNSKDDLIAAVLPKPGRITIFKGQIPHRARCPSVDCDRLRITIAFKTINKEPSK, from the coding sequence ATGAGCGAAACATTCACAGCTGACGACATAAAGACCATAGATGACGCAATCACTGAAAAAGAAAAAACCAAGATCATCCAGGCATTTTCGAATGCTTCATGGAGACTTGACTGGCCAGTGAGTTCAACCCCATTTGCACGTCCATGCTGGCACTTCTTTATTGCCGGCAGTAAACGCTCAACATTAGAGTCCTGCGAGGATGAGCTGACCAACAACGAAACATGGGGATTTCTTATCCACATATGGAGGCGCATAAGATCCACCCACTTACAAAACTCAACATTATTAGGTGTTTATGCGAACGGCCAGACATTTGGTCAAGACAGCCCAATCCATAGAGACAATTTGGCACATGAATCCGGGAACACGATAGTTCTGTTTTGCAATGACTTCTGGGCGACCTCGTGGGGTGGCGAACTCACCTTCTGCAATAACAGCAAGGATGACCTCATCGCTGCTGTACTTCCCAAGCCAGGGCGCATTACGATATTTAAAGGCCAGATCCCACACCGCGCGAGGTGTCCATCTGTAGATTGCGACCGTTTACGAATAACAATTGCATTCAAGACAATAAACAAGGAGCCCTCTAAATGA